The following are from one region of the Ananas comosus cultivar F153 linkage group 20, ASM154086v1, whole genome shotgun sequence genome:
- the LOC109725969 gene encoding ADP-ribosylation factor-like, with product MGQALRKLFDSFFGVKEMRVVMLGLDAAGKTTILYKLHMGEVLSTVPTIGFNVEKVQYKNVVFTVWDVGGQEKLRPLWRMYFSNTDGLIYVVDSLDRERIKKAKQEFQAIIRDPLMLNSVILVLANKQDLKGTMSPMEVCEGLGLYDLRNRIWHIQGTCALTGDGLYEGMDWLATTLKRLQASGASTSVAGTYF from the exons GTTGTAATGCTTGGGTTGGATGCCGCTGGTAAAACGACTATCCTGTACAAATTGCATATGGGAGAAGTTCTATCAACAGTCCCGACGATAG GTTTTAATGTAGAGAAAGTGCAGTATAAAAATGTTGTATTTACTGTATGGGATGTTGGGGGACAAGAGAAGCTAAGACCATTGTGGAGAATGTACTTTAGCAATACTGATGGCCTG ATCTATGTAGTTGATTCCTTGGATAGAGAAAGGATTAAAAAGGCCAAACAAGAGTTTCag GCCATTATCAGGGATCCTCTCATGCTCAACAGTGTTATACTGGTACTTGCTAACAAGCAGGATTTG AAAGGCACGATGAGTCCGATGGAGGTGTGCGAGGGGCTGGGGCTGTACGATCTGAGGAACCGAATATGGCACATACAGGGGACCTGTGCCCTCACCGGCGACGGCCTCTATGAGGGTATGGATTGGCTCGCCACGACATTGAAGCGGCTACAAGCCTCAGGCGCCTCCACTTCTGTCGCCGGCACTTACTTCTGA